GGCTGGAAACAATAGATGTTATGCAGAAGCTGGCGATTCCTCTTCCCGTGGTTGTCATTTCGGATTTACTCGGCGTCCCATCCAAAGACCGGGCGATGATTAAAACCTGGTCAGACATCATCTTCCTTCCGTTTGCCAAGGAAACTTACGACGACATTAACGCTCAGAAAGCACAGGTCATGAAGGAGTTTTATGAGTACTTGTACCCCATCGTGCTGGAGAAACGGAAGAATCCAGCCGATGACATCATCTCCGACTTGACGAAAGCCGAGCTTGAAGGCGAGCAATTAACGGATGAGGAAGTGGTCATGTCCTCCATCGGACTGCTCGGTGCCGGAAATGAAACGACGACGACTTTCATTTCCAACGCCTTTTATTCCATGCTGTTTGACCAGCCGGGTATTTATCAGGAGCTGCGAGCCGACTTGTCATTGGTTCCCAAGCTGCTTGAGGAAGTGCTGCGTTTCCGCTTTCCGTCAGTCATGGATCGCA
This is a stretch of genomic DNA from Paenibacillus sp. sptzw28. It encodes these proteins:
- a CDS encoding cytochrome P450; translation: MDMEGLETIDVMQKLAIPLPVVVISDLLGVPSKDRAMIKTWSDIIFLPFAKETYDDINAQKAQVMKEFYEYLYPIVLEKRKNPADDIISDLTKAELEGEQLTDEEVVMSSIGLLGAGNETTTTFISNAFYSMLFDQPGIYQELRADLSLVPKLLEEVLRFRFPSVMDRRITQDTAVFGHEMKQGQMIMAWVGAADRDEAQFAHGDEFDAHRPNNQQHLAFGSGPHFCLGAPLARMEARIALSSFVKRFADIGAVEGFEVTDHLTDSALGQSLKSLPIRLA